TAAATATTATGCGGATAATCATTGGTATTTAGCGGTGGATTTAGGCTATGGTAATTTCCAAAGCAACTTACAAACTAATCATAATGCGAAATTTGCTCGCCATACTGCACAATTTGGTTTAACCGCAGGCAAAGCATTTAATCTTGGCAATTTTGCTGTTAAACCAACTGTAGGGGTTCGTTATAGTTACTTATCAAACGCTAATTTTGCATTAGATCAAGATCGCATTAAAGTAAATCCAATATCTGTCAAAACAGCCTTTGCTCAAGTTGATTTAAGTTATACTTATCACTTAGGCGAGTTTTCCATTACGCCAATTTTGTCTGCTCGATATGATGCAAATCAAGGCAGCGGCAAAATTAATGTAGATAGATATGATTTTGCTTACAACGTGGAAAATCAACAGCAATATAACGCGGGACTTAAATTGAAATATCATAATGTGAAATTAAGTCTAATCGGTGGATTAACAAAAGCAAAACAAGCGGAAAAACAAAAAACAGCGGAAGTGAAACTAAGTTTTAGTTTTTAATAAGCCTGTTTGAATTAGCGTTATAGACGACAAAGCCCTGTGTATTACAGGGCTTTATTTTTGAATGAAATTCAGTGATTAAGTGCGGTGAAAAATCAGCTCATTTTTTATTTTTAACGTAAAAACGCTGGAATATTTTTTTCGTATGCTGAGATTTTGTCTTCGTGCTGTAGAGTTAAGCCGATATTATCTAAACCGTTTAGCAAACAATGACGGCGGAATTCATCCAGTTCAAAGTGATAAACTTTATCCCCTACAGTGACCGTCATCGCTTCTAAATCTACGTGGATTTGTTTGCCATCATTTGCCCATACCCATTGGAAGATTTCTTCTACTTCTTCTTCGCTTAAACGAATCGGTAACATGTGGTTGTTTAAGCTGTTGTTATAGAAAATATCTGCAAAACTTGGGGCGATCATTACTTTAAAGCCGTAGTCTGCTAATGCCCAAGGGGCATGTTCACGAGAAGAACCACAACCAAGATTTTTACGTGCGAGCAAAATCGTCGCACCTTGATATCGTGGATAATTCAAGACAAATTCTGGATTTGGCTTAGTGCCGTCCACATCTAAATAACGCCATTCGTGGAATAAATGTTTGCCGAAACCTACGCGAGTGATGGCTTGTAAAAATTGTTTTGGAATAATTGCATCAGTATCTACATTCGCCGCATCCAATGGAACGACTAAGCCTGAAAGTTGTTTAAATCCTGCCATTTTTCTTTTTCCTCTTATTGAGCCTTAATTTAATGCCACTTCACGAATATCAACAAATTTACCGAACATTCCTGCCGCCGCTGCCATTGCAGGACTTACTAAATGGGTACGCCCATTACGACCTTGACGCCCTTCAAAGTTACGGTTTGACGTGGAAGCACAGCGTTCCCATTCGCCTAAACGGTCGTCGTTCATTCCTAAGCACATTGAACAACCTGGATTACGCCATTCTGCACCTGCGGCAATAAAGATTTTATCCAAGCCCTCTTTTTCCGCTTGTTCTTTCACTAAGCCAGAACCCGGTACTACTAAAATACGTTTTACATTATCCGCTTTTTTACGACCTTTCATTACAGCCGCTGCTGCGCGTAAATCTTCAATACGCGAGTTGGTGCAAGATCCGATAAATACTTGATCAACTTTAATATCTTTTAAATTAGTGCCAGCTTCCAAGCCAATATAATGTAAGGCTTTTTCTGCCGAAGCACGTTGTACAGGATCTGCCATTTCTTGCGGATTTGGTATGGTTTCATTCACAGAAATTACCTGCCCTGGGTTTGTCCCCCAAGTGACTTGTGGTGCGATGTCTTTTGCTTCTAGCGTTACCACAGTGTCAAATTGTGCATCATCGTCAGATTTTAAGGTTTTCCAATAAGCAACCGCATCATCCCAATCCTTGCCTTTCGGCGCGTGTGGACGATCTTTCAAATATGCAAATGTGGTTTCATCTGGTGCAATCAAGCCTGCTTTTGCACCCATTTCAATCGCCATATTACATACAGTCATACGCCCCTCCATAGAAAGGTCTCGGATCGCTTCGCCGCAGAATTCTACAACGTGTCCTGTTCCGCCTGCCATAGTGGTTTTACCGATAATGGCAAGAATAATATCTTTTGCCGTAATACCTGATGCGACTTTACCACGCACTTCAATTTTCATACTTTTTGCGCGAGCCTGTTTTAAAGTTTGAGTGGCTAATACGTGTTCTACTTCAGAAGTACCAATACCAAAAGCCAAGGCACCAAATGCACCGTGCGTTGCGGTGTGTGAATCGCCACAAACAATTGTCATACCCGGTAAGGTTAAACCTTGTTCAGGCCCCATAACGTGTACAATGCCTTGCTCTTTGGTTGTTATATCAAATAATTTAATACCTGTTGCTTTGGTATTTTTATCCAATTCTAACACTTGAATTTTCGCTTGACCTTCAAGTTTATTGACGTCTCGTACTTGAGTAGAAATGCTGTGATCCATTGTGCCGAAAGTTTTGTTTACTTGACGTACTTGGCGATTTGCGACGCGTAACCCATCAAAGGCCTGCGGGCTGGTTACTTCGTGAATCAAATGACGGTTGATATACAAAATCGGCGTTTCGCCCTCTGCTTCATACACAATGTGTGAATCAAATAATTTTTCGTAAAGTGTTTTTGCCATAATATTTTTCTCTATTCGTTAAGGGAAGTGCGGTTAAAATTCGACGTGTTTTTCAGCCGCACTTTAAATACTTTGTCCCCCTGTTTATTGGGGATATTTCTAAATAACTAAGAGTGGGAGATTGCCCCCCTTCCGCCCTTCGGGCACCTTCCCCCGTAAACGGAGGAAGGCAAG
The nucleotide sequence above comes from Haemophilus influenzae. Encoded proteins:
- the leuC gene encoding 3-isopropylmalate dehydratase large subunit, giving the protein MAKTLYEKLFDSHIVYEAEGETPILYINRHLIHEVTSPQAFDGLRVANRQVRQVNKTFGTMDHSISTQVRDVNKLEGQAKIQVLELDKNTKATGIKLFDITTKEQGIVHVMGPEQGLTLPGMTIVCGDSHTATHGAFGALAFGIGTSEVEHVLATQTLKQARAKSMKIEVRGKVASGITAKDIILAIIGKTTMAGGTGHVVEFCGEAIRDLSMEGRMTVCNMAIEMGAKAGLIAPDETTFAYLKDRPHAPKGKDWDDAVAYWKTLKSDDDAQFDTVVTLEAKDIAPQVTWGTNPGQVISVNETIPNPQEMADPVQRASAEKALHYIGLEAGTNLKDIKVDQVFIGSCTNSRIEDLRAAAAVMKGRKKADNVKRILVVPGSGLVKEQAEKEGLDKIFIAAGAEWRNPGCSMCLGMNDDRLGEWERCASTSNRNFEGRQGRNGRTHLVSPAMAAAAGMFGKFVDIREVALN
- the leuD gene encoding 3-isopropylmalate dehydratase small subunit codes for the protein MAGFKQLSGLVVPLDAANVDTDAIIPKQFLQAITRVGFGKHLFHEWRYLDVDGTKPNPEFVLNYPRYQGATILLARKNLGCGSSREHAPWALADYGFKVMIAPSFADIFYNNSLNNHMLPIRLSEEEVEEIFQWVWANDGKQIHVDLEAMTVTVGDKVYHFELDEFRRHCLLNGLDNIGLTLQHEDKISAYEKNIPAFLR